Genomic segment of Jaculus jaculus isolate mJacJac1 chromosome 6, mJacJac1.mat.Y.cur, whole genome shotgun sequence:
cagggcttcttgtcattgcagctaaactccagatgcgtgtgtcactttgtgcgcgcatctggctttacctgggtactgggtagtcaaacccaggctgtcagctttgtaggcaagtgccttaactactgagccatctttccagcctccttttttttttttccttcaggatCAGTATTTATTTTGATTCAGAGAGCCACATCCTAGTAGCAGCAGTATACTTTTAAGTATTAGTGTATAAGGTGTTTGCTAGGATGTAACACACAAtgactttaatttctttttttctctcctagaAGAAGAGAGTCAAGCAAAATCAAAGCAGCAGGACAGTGACAAACTGAACTCTCTCGGTGTTCCTTCTGTTTCCAAGCGGGTAGTGCTGGGTGATTCAGTCAGTTCCGGGAGCACTGACCGGCCTGGTGGTGTGGCTGAGGTCAAGGGTACCCAGCTGGGAGAGAAACTGGACTCATTCATGAAACCACCAGAATGCAGCAATGATGTCAACCTTGAGCTCCGGCAGCGGAACAGAGGGGACCTGACAGCAGACAGTGCGCAGAGGGGCTCGCAGCACGGCTTAGAACAGTACCTTTCCAGGTTTGAAGAAGCCATGAAGCTCCGGAAGCAGCTGATCAGTGAAAAGCCCAGCCAGGAGGATGGAAGTTCCACAGAAGAGTTTGACTCCTTCCGAATATTTAGATTGGTGGGATGCGCTCTTCTTGCACTCGGAGTCAGAGcttttgtttgcaaatatttgGTAAGAAAAGGGCTGTAAACCATCCACTAGAGAATTGGAATTTGGTTATAGTaatgggtacttttttttttttttttttcccaagttagggtctcactctgtcccaggctgacctggaattcactatgtagtctcaggctggcctcaaacttacagcgatcctcctacctctgcctcctgagtgctgggattaaaggcgtgtgccaccatgtctggcttttttggtaatgggtactttttaaaaatactttgtttttatttatttatttgagagagagagagaatgggcgcaccagggcttccagtcactgcaaatgaactccagatgcatgcaccaccttgtgcatctggcttttgtaggtcctcgggaatcaaacctgggtcttttggctttgcagaccagctccttaactgctaagccatctccccagcccagtaatgGGTACTTTTAACCCATAGGATTCAATGTCATACAAGTATCTTCGAGACCTATAAGGTTGTTTGGAAGTCTAATAATGTGCTTTGTTATTCCtcttaattataatatttttatatttaatacttaatatttactatttttattttaatatttatttatttatttatttatttgagagcgacagacacagagagaaagacagatagagggagagagagagaatgggcgcgccagggcttccagcctctgcaaacgaactccagacgcgtgcgcccccttgtgcatctggctaacgtgggacctggggaaccgagcctcgaactggggttcttaggcttcacaggcaagcgcttaaccgctaagccatctctccagcccctatttttattttaattagaataGGAATAATTACTCAAGTTCTTCTATGtagaagatactttttttttttttttggttttttcaggtagggcctgacctggatttcactatgtagtcttagggtgacctgaaactcacagagatcctcctacctctccctccgagtactgggcttaaaggcatgtgccaccacgcctagcaacttatttatttattttattttattttttcaaggcagggtctcactgtagctcaggctaacctggaatttactatgtaatctcagggtggcctcaaactcaatggcaatccttctggctctgcctcctgaatgctgtgattaaacgtgtgcaccaccatgccggctgagtgtgccaccttgtgcgcacgtACCAGcttgcgcacttgtgtcacctgtgtgtctggtgtatgtgggaactggagagtgaaacatgggtccttaggatttgcacgcaagcatgttaaccactaagccatctctccagcccccaaatggtttttaaaatcatttatttttatttatttacttatttattttttttttttttgcaaatattttcttagcTAGAGTCTCTTCAGTAGACTTGGTCTTTTTTTTCCACAGCAAAGATCAGTGGCGCTTTTAACATGTGAAGCAAGAGGGTTGCTTTTTTGTCTTATCTAAAAACTCTGCTTTCAGGCTTTTAAAGCTGTGTCTCATTTTTGGGtaggtgtgtttttgttttttttttttgatttggttttctgGTTTCATGACCAGCTGTTTAGTTTTTGCTCTGTACTGCTGTGCAATAATGTTTGCTTCTTTGTTCTCTTTATGATCACTGCCATTTGAGAAATAATTATGTAAATTAAATGCCATTTTGATAGCAGCCAGACCACCAGGGTGTTTTATCTATAGTAAGTTTTATTTATAGTATGAACAGCCTGTTATGTGAGGGCCCAGGCTGTATGAGTTAAGTGCCCTGAACTCTGAGGGAGGAATGGCGTCTGTTTCGAGGTGCGGGGCCTTTGATGCATGCTTAGGTTGTTAATTCACGTCTTCCGGCTGAGGAAGATGTACTGCATGTTGTAGTGTGAATGGGTCACTATGTAATGCTTTATTTTGCCCATGaagacctggaactcaactctagtcccaggctggctttgaactcacagaggtcctcccacctcagcctcttgagtgtgagtgctgggactaccaTGCCGACCTCTTAATACTCCTAATTTAAaagataaggctggagagatggctcagttggtactACCCAAGTCTGACTCTATAAACCTTGTGAACAGCAGGGTGTGGCCGTGCATGTCTGTATCAGTCCCACAAAGGGGAGCAGACCAGGTCATCGCTGGGGTTGGTGAAAAGTAGCAAGTTCTGGCACGGGTACAGTAAGAAACCCAGCTCAAACAAGAACGTGCGCTGGGAAGGAGAGGATTGCTGTCACAAGGCAAGCACATGGTGCTCAGCAAGGGCATGCACACGTGCAAGCGCTACACCACACGCACCACGTTACATATGCCCCTTCccgacccccccaaaaaagaggttTTGGACTGGGTGTGAGAGCACAGCCTGTAACCTacaactctggaggctgaggaagcaggaacataagttcaaggccagtctgatgcTTCAAGACCAGGTGGCCCAGCATCTGACAGTGAAAGCAAAGGACTTCTTCTAGACCAGCTTGGATTCCATAATGAGAATCcat
This window contains:
- the Camlg gene encoding guided entry of tail-anchored proteins factor CAMLG isoform X3, whose amino-acid sequence is MESAIAAADGGDRPEAAAGSGLSASQRRAELRRRKLLMNSEQRINRILGFHRPGGGAEEESQAKSKQQDSDKLNSLGVPSVSKRVVLGDSVSSGSTDRPGGVAEVKGTQLGEKLDSFMKPPECSNDVNLELRQRNRGDLTADSAQRGSQHGLEQYLSRFEEAMKLRKQLISEKPSQEDGSSTEEFDSFRIFRLVGCALLALGVRAFVCKYLGEKKVKTTVLTAALLLSGIPAEVINRSMDTYSKMGEVFTDLCVYFFTFIFCHELVDYWGSQVP
- the Camlg gene encoding guided entry of tail-anchored proteins factor CAMLG isoform X1, whose translation is MESAIAAADGGDRPEAAAGSGLSASQRRAELRRRKLLMNSEQRINRILGFHRPGGGAEEESQAKSKQQDSDKLNSLGVPSVSKRVVLGDSVSSGSTDRPGGVAEVKGTQLGEKLDSFMKPPECSNDVNLELRQRNRGDLTADSAQRGSQHGLEQYLSRFEEAMKLRKQLISEKPSQEDGSSTEEFDSFRIFRLVGCALLALGVRAFVCKYLSIFAPFLTLQLAYMGLYKYFPKGEKKVKTTVLTAALLLSGIPAEVINRSMDTYSKMGEVFTDLCVYFFTFIFCHELVDYWGSQVP
- the Camlg gene encoding guided entry of tail-anchored proteins factor CAMLG isoform X2; translated protein: MESAIAAADGGDRPEAAAGSGLSASQRRAELRRRKLLMNSEQRINRILGFHRPGGGAEESQAKSKQQDSDKLNSLGVPSVSKRVVLGDSVSSGSTDRPGGVAEVKGTQLGEKLDSFMKPPECSNDVNLELRQRNRGDLTADSAQRGSQHGLEQYLSRFEEAMKLRKQLISEKPSQEDGSSTEEFDSFRIFRLVGCALLALGVRAFVCKYLSIFAPFLTLQLAYMGLYKYFPKGEKKVKTTVLTAALLLSGIPAEVINRSMDTYSKMGEVFTDLCVYFFTFIFCHELVDYWGSQVP